Proteins encoded together in one Thermococcus barophilus MP window:
- the taw22 gene encoding tRNA (guanine(37)-N1)/4-demethylwyosine(37)-methyltransferase Taw22: protein MPAVRVQKHEAEKVKNLLKKLGLYDGKRRPKREENFVLLPVISSPKLMELGFEVIDVELPFRPERQIYKNLESVLAEKLTKEELAYLRRYDIIGDIAVVQIPKELEHRQRDIIEALLIVHPFVKVIAKRGVHEGKFRVRKYEIIWGEKRLTTVHKENGVKIKVDLSRVFFNPRMKGERYRLAQLVQDGERILLMFAGALPYALVIARFKNVEITAIELNEDAVKLGLENIELNKDKLRGKIEVIHGDVFEVVPKLGTFERVISPTPKGIDALSLALSKAEKWVHYYDFVHEDRFNEFKKRIEKECQKLGKQCEVRIKKIADYKPHVYKVCADVMLF, encoded by the coding sequence ATGCCAGCAGTGAGAGTTCAAAAGCATGAAGCAGAGAAAGTTAAGAATCTTCTGAAGAAACTTGGGTTATATGATGGAAAAAGAAGGCCCAAACGTGAAGAGAACTTTGTTCTTTTACCCGTTATCAGCTCCCCAAAGCTTATGGAGCTTGGGTTTGAGGTCATAGATGTGGAATTACCATTTAGACCTGAGAGACAGATATACAAAAACCTTGAGAGTGTTCTGGCTGAGAAGCTTACAAAAGAGGAGCTTGCATATTTAAGGAGATACGATATAATAGGAGACATAGCTGTTGTTCAAATTCCAAAAGAGCTCGAACATAGACAAAGAGATATTATTGAAGCTCTTCTGATCGTTCACCCATTTGTAAAGGTGATTGCCAAAAGAGGAGTCCATGAAGGAAAGTTCAGAGTAAGGAAATATGAGATAATTTGGGGTGAGAAAAGGCTGACCACAGTTCATAAAGAAAACGGTGTTAAAATTAAGGTTGACTTAAGCAGGGTTTTTTTCAACCCACGAATGAAAGGCGAACGATACCGCTTAGCTCAGCTTGTTCAAGATGGTGAGAGAATCCTTTTAATGTTTGCTGGAGCTCTGCCCTATGCACTCGTTATTGCCCGCTTTAAGAACGTTGAAATTACCGCGATAGAGCTTAACGAAGATGCAGTAAAACTCGGGTTGGAAAATATTGAACTCAATAAAGACAAACTTAGGGGTAAAATTGAGGTAATTCATGGGGATGTTTTTGAAGTTGTTCCCAAGCTTGGGACTTTTGAGAGGGTGATAAGTCCAACTCCGAAGGGCATTGATGCCCTGAGTTTGGCTTTAAGTAAAGCTGAGAAGTGGGTTCACTATTATGACTTTGTTCATGAAGATAGATTTAATGAGTTTAAGAAACGGATTGAGAAGGAATGTCAAAAGCTTGGAAAGCAGTGCGAAGTGAGGATAAAGAAAATAGCGGACTATAAACCGCATGTTTACAAGGTTTGCGCTGATGTTATGCTTTTTTAA
- a CDS encoding DUF835 domain-containing protein, with product MCMESVTLSLIFGSVLLIIGIYGTVIAWRFYILLDSPADKFALQVMVAFILFGVLGGGAVVGSAFFEGTWWPFIALFTMSGFLILAFSSLHYLRLLYEEFGSKINSREERKHIPVGGFIIESLEGIKTLLKYLSSKSGGLFVISRRPRDEWEEEFGIKPTKYLWLSRVEEKHSVSPSNLHVILEEAVRFMRIRKNSVIYIEGIEYLVLYNDFKSVAKFLFTLKDYATVEKSVLLIFISPGVLEKSHYNILRRELEVLNPEKFLEEIMGTALFGAVAKEEFEKITTEKPLNEKEDREEHASSESSKA from the coding sequence ATGTGCATGGAAAGTGTCACTTTATCACTAATTTTTGGGAGCGTCCTGCTTATTATTGGGATATATGGGACTGTCATAGCTTGGAGGTTCTACATTCTTCTTGATTCTCCTGCTGATAAGTTTGCACTGCAGGTTATGGTTGCCTTTATCCTCTTTGGGGTTCTTGGGGGAGGTGCTGTAGTGGGATCAGCATTTTTTGAAGGGACATGGTGGCCGTTTATTGCACTTTTTACAATGTCTGGCTTTTTAATTTTGGCATTCTCTTCCCTTCACTACTTAAGACTGCTATATGAAGAGTTCGGCTCTAAAATTAATTCAAGAGAGGAGAGAAAACACATTCCAGTTGGAGGATTCATCATTGAAAGTTTGGAAGGAATCAAGACGCTCCTTAAATATCTCTCCTCAAAATCAGGCGGTTTATTTGTAATTAGCCGACGTCCACGAGATGAGTGGGAAGAAGAATTTGGGATAAAACCCACTAAGTATCTTTGGCTGAGTAGAGTGGAGGAAAAGCACTCTGTAAGTCCCAGCAATTTGCATGTGATCTTAGAAGAGGCAGTTAGGTTTATGAGAATTAGGAAGAACAGTGTTATTTACATCGAAGGGATCGAATATCTGGTACTTTATAATGACTTTAAGTCTGTGGCAAAATTTCTCTTCACGTTAAAAGATTATGCGACTGTTGAGAAGTCAGTTCTGCTGATTTTTATATCCCCCGGCGTATTGGAAAAGTCCCACTATAACATCCTGAGAAGGGAGCTTGAAGTATTGAATCCAGAAAAGTTCTTAGAAGAGATCATGGGAACTGCATTATTTGGAGCTGTCGCCAAAGAGGAGTTTGAAAAGATAACAACTGAAAAGCCTTTAAATGAGAAAGAGGATAGGGAAGAACATGCCAGCAGTGAGAGTTCAAAAGCATGA
- the moaA gene encoding GTP 3',8-cyclase MoaA: protein MVLVDRFGRPVTNLRISVTEECNLSCFYCHREGQMKGKRQMTPQEIERIVKVASNLGIKKVKLTGGEPTIRSDIVEIVKRIRPYVVDLSMTTNGTVMHRLAEELRAAGLDRVNISLDTLDREKYKKITGFDVLPWVLKGIEKSVKLFKLVKLNMVVMRDLNHEEIWDMINYAAKIGAVLQLIEIEVPREMTESWFFKRYFYPLKPLEDEFSKKAVEIRERRMHRRKKYFIPTENGIAEVEVVRSMHNTVFCANCTRIRLTSDGYLKTCLLRRDDLVDILTPIRNGATDEELIEIFKQAIMLRRPYWI, encoded by the coding sequence ATGGTTTTAGTTGACAGATTCGGGAGACCAGTGACAAACCTCAGAATATCTGTAACTGAAGAATGCAACTTAAGTTGTTTCTACTGTCATAGGGAAGGTCAGATGAAAGGGAAGAGGCAGATGACACCCCAAGAAATTGAAAGGATAGTTAAAGTTGCCTCCAATCTGGGTATAAAGAAGGTAAAACTAACTGGTGGAGAACCTACAATAAGGAGTGACATTGTAGAAATTGTTAAGCGGATACGGCCATACGTTGTTGATCTGTCTATGACAACCAATGGAACTGTCATGCATAGGCTTGCTGAGGAGCTCAGAGCAGCAGGTTTAGATAGAGTAAACATAAGCCTTGATACCCTTGATAGAGAAAAATACAAAAAAATAACTGGATTTGATGTCCTCCCTTGGGTCTTAAAAGGTATTGAAAAATCTGTCAAACTGTTTAAGCTGGTTAAACTCAACATGGTAGTCATGAGGGACTTAAATCATGAAGAGATATGGGATATGATAAACTATGCAGCTAAAATTGGTGCAGTTCTCCAACTCATAGAGATTGAAGTTCCTCGTGAAATGACTGAATCTTGGTTCTTTAAACGGTACTTTTATCCATTAAAGCCTCTTGAAGATGAATTCTCAAAAAAAGCTGTTGAGATAAGGGAAAGGAGAATGCACAGAAGGAAGAAGTACTTTATTCCGACCGAAAATGGAATTGCTGAAGTTGAAGTTGTTCGCTCAATGCATAACACAGTGTTTTGTGCAAATTGCACAAGAATAAGACTTACTTCTGATGGGTACCTAAAGACATGCCTTTTGAGGAGGGACGATTTAGTTGATATTCTAACCCCTATCAGAAATGGGGCCACAGATGAAGAGCTCATTGAAATCTTTAAGCAAGCAATAATGTTAAGACGGCCATATTGGATATGA
- a CDS encoding DUF402 domain-containing protein codes for MSTNSGVSVRIRGIYSTALTKLLLDKGFKISQPSQKIAERLKIEKTYSEFDVDIYDRKDGRGVILVGTKVDDVKDVFEEEFIDVFFRKMPYQLYGIYKGIVVKRDEQYLYVDIGSAIGTVLIEEMPDAVEGDEVLVQVKKHNLLPHLSTLLTIPGDYAVLIPKPIGAQRHVKISRKIRDPEERERLRILGLSVDLGEWGILWRTAAAYKDWNTLRDELVNLSKIADKLKDADKYSAPARIIEGRDIYEVEFGGGTRKKLDNIRNEVLPTIEGHHQFKAYDPEFSFAVEIAEGILSKMPSQRLKVREGFMEALIDNKGPKIGWLFTLEHIKPDGQKVRIGPGEILEVSINPLRIKIKRSLKPGKVYDGLELPIEYGDYAITEIEEGKWWYKHSYYDKDGNLKGEYYNINTPIEIYPDRARYIDLEVDIVKWPDGKKEIIDKDDLRRHYEEGIISEKLYKATLRITQEVFEKI; via the coding sequence GTGTCTACAAACTCAGGGGTTTCGGTGAGGATTAGAGGGATATACAGCACAGCATTGACAAAGCTTCTGTTAGATAAAGGGTTTAAAATCAGCCAGCCCAGTCAGAAGATCGCAGAAAGATTAAAAATTGAAAAGACATACAGCGAATTCGATGTTGATATCTACGACAGAAAAGACGGTAGAGGCGTTATTTTAGTTGGAACCAAAGTTGATGATGTTAAAGATGTTTTTGAGGAGGAATTTATAGACGTATTTTTTAGAAAAATGCCATACCAACTCTATGGCATCTACAAAGGAATAGTGGTCAAAAGGGATGAGCAGTATCTATACGTTGACATAGGAAGTGCCATTGGGACTGTGCTTATAGAAGAAATGCCCGATGCTGTAGAAGGAGATGAAGTTTTAGTCCAAGTTAAAAAGCACAACCTGCTTCCTCATCTCAGTACATTATTGACAATCCCCGGGGATTATGCTGTGCTGATACCCAAACCAATTGGTGCTCAGAGGCATGTAAAAATCTCAAGAAAGATAAGAGATCCAGAAGAAAGAGAAAGACTCAGAATTCTGGGGTTGAGTGTTGACCTGGGTGAATGGGGAATACTCTGGAGAACTGCTGCCGCATACAAAGACTGGAATACTCTAAGAGACGAGCTCGTAAATCTGTCAAAAATTGCGGATAAGTTAAAGGATGCGGACAAATATTCGGCACCTGCAAGAATAATTGAGGGAAGGGACATATATGAAGTAGAGTTCGGAGGAGGCACAAGGAAAAAACTTGACAACATTAGAAATGAGGTTCTGCCAACAATAGAAGGGCATCACCAGTTTAAGGCATATGATCCAGAGTTCAGCTTTGCCGTTGAAATCGCCGAAGGAATACTCTCAAAAATGCCATCTCAAAGGCTTAAGGTCAGGGAAGGCTTCATGGAGGCATTGATCGATAATAAAGGACCAAAAATAGGATGGCTATTTACCTTAGAACACATAAAACCAGATGGGCAGAAGGTGAGAATAGGGCCAGGAGAGATCTTAGAAGTGTCAATAAATCCCCTGCGGATAAAGATAAAGAGGAGCCTCAAACCAGGAAAAGTGTACGATGGACTGGAGCTGCCAATTGAATATGGGGACTACGCAATAACTGAAATAGAGGAAGGTAAATGGTGGTACAAACACAGCTACTATGACAAAGACGGCAATCTAAAGGGCGAGTATTACAACATAAATACGCCAATTGAAATATATCCCGACAGGGCAAGATACATAGATCTTGAAGTTGATATTGTAAAGTGGCCTGACGGAAAGAAAGAGATAATTGACAAGGATGACCTACGCAGGCATTACGAAGAAGGCATAATAAGTGAGAAGCTGTATAAAGCAACACTGCGCATAACCCAAGAGGTCTTTGAGAAAATTTAA
- the radB gene encoding DNA repair and recombination protein RadB: MEKLTTGSKSLDELLGGGIERGVLTQIYGAFATGKTTLAMQIGMLNKGKVIYIDTEGGFSPERLKLMAEKRGIDPEETLQKFIIFEPHDFREQKRVISKLKTIVNNRFALIVVDSVTSHYRIEKDRQSLNVELGKQLQVLLWLARKYNIAAIVINQVYFDSNSGSLKPIAEHTLGYKCKDILRLEKLSKPGIRIAVLERHRFRPEGGIVYFKITDKGIEDV, from the coding sequence ATGGAAAAGTTAACAACAGGCAGCAAGAGCTTGGATGAGCTTTTAGGAGGGGGTATTGAAAGAGGGGTGCTAACTCAGATATATGGTGCATTTGCCACTGGAAAAACTACGCTGGCAATGCAGATCGGCATGCTGAACAAGGGCAAAGTGATATATATAGATACAGAAGGGGGTTTTTCACCAGAAAGGCTTAAGCTGATGGCAGAGAAAAGAGGTATTGATCCCGAAGAGACCCTTCAAAAGTTCATAATTTTTGAACCTCATGATTTTAGAGAGCAGAAGAGGGTCATATCAAAACTTAAGACTATTGTAAATAACCGCTTTGCCCTTATTGTTGTTGATTCTGTAACATCTCATTATAGGATAGAAAAAGATCGGCAAAGTTTAAATGTGGAGCTGGGAAAACAACTTCAAGTTCTCTTGTGGCTTGCAAGGAAGTACAATATTGCAGCCATAGTTATTAATCAGGTCTATTTTGATTCAAATTCCGGCTCATTAAAGCCAATTGCAGAACATACCTTGGGCTACAAATGCAAGGACATACTTAGACTTGAAAAGCTCAGCAAGCCAGGCATAAGAATAGCTGTTTTAGAAAGACATCGTTTTAGACCTGAAGGTGGAATAGTTTACTTTAAAATCACGGATAAGGGCATTGAAGATGTCTAA
- a CDS encoding MBL fold metallo-hydrolase has protein sequence MKIVWYGHACFLIETRGVRILIDPYPDVDDDKIGEVDYILVTHEHSDHYGKTPLLARLRKAKVIGPKTVYLMAISDGITDVQAIEEGEELQLKNEIKIKGTYAEHPSSQYPLGYLIFGDKRVWHTGDTYYTPLFNKLRGMVDILLVPISGRSTASEREAADIIEAVRPRIVIPMHYGVYGSGSVEKLQQELRKRRVWVLVKPLNIGEAFHV, from the coding sequence ATGAAAATTGTGTGGTATGGTCATGCATGTTTTCTCATTGAGACACGTGGAGTGAGAATTCTGATAGACCCCTATCCGGATGTTGACGATGATAAAATTGGGGAAGTTGATTACATCCTCGTAACTCATGAGCACAGTGATCACTATGGAAAAACACCTCTTTTGGCAAGACTGAGAAAGGCAAAGGTTATTGGGCCAAAAACTGTCTACTTAATGGCAATCAGTGATGGAATAACCGATGTTCAAGCTATTGAGGAGGGAGAGGAGCTTCAGCTTAAAAACGAGATCAAGATTAAGGGGACATATGCCGAACATCCCTCAAGTCAGTACCCTCTTGGGTATTTGATATTTGGGGATAAGAGGGTCTGGCATACTGGAGACACCTACTATACACCGCTTTTTAATAAACTTAGAGGGATGGTAGATATACTCCTTGTCCCGATAAGCGGTCGCTCCACAGCCAGTGAGCGGGAAGCTGCTGATATAATTGAAGCCGTGAGACCAAGGATAGTCATACCGATGCACTATGGAGTTTATGGGTCGGGAAGTGTCGAAAAGCTTCAGCAGGAACTTAGGAAGAGGAGAGTCTGGGTGTTGGTAAAACCTTTGAATATCGGGGAAGCTTTTCATGTATGA
- a CDS encoding ASCH domain-containing protein produces MKGLIVKEPFASWIVEGKKVWEIRKSRTKIRGEIFIISKKKAIGKVKLVDVLGPFTPEELADHKDKHLADYEFLKKYAKGKKLYAWVLSNPQKFEEPKEVIMANGAQIWVNIRGFKT; encoded by the coding sequence ATGAAGGGATTGATAGTAAAAGAACCATTTGCTTCATGGATCGTTGAAGGTAAAAAAGTTTGGGAGATCAGAAAGAGCAGAACAAAAATTAGAGGAGAGATTTTTATAATAAGCAAAAAGAAGGCAATAGGGAAAGTTAAGTTGGTTGATGTCCTTGGGCCATTTACACCAGAAGAACTGGCAGATCACAAAGATAAGCATTTGGCAGACTATGAATTTTTAAAGAAATATGCAAAGGGAAAGAAGCTTTATGCCTGGGTATTATCAAATCCCCAAAAATTTGAAGAGCCCAAGGAAGTCATTATGGCAAACGGTGCCCAGATATGGGTCAACATCAGGGGGTTTAAAACATGA
- a CDS encoding DUF1614 domain-containing protein has translation MKKFFFLPVSLPFLILLLLLIPILFLLFAGTITLAFQKLGLPLPVAYTLFWASLIGSFINIPIAETKTYAPILKVKEVSFFGIRYPVPYIDWGEQKMVIAINVGGALVPLSIVTYELLRFAIAGNMELIIRILVAILIATIFSNFFSKPVKGLGIAIPTFIPPLIAASLAFLLGGPNKPAIAYASGTMGVLIGADLLNWNRIKELGAPMVSIGGAGTFDGIFLAGIIAVLLV, from the coding sequence ATGAAAAAGTTCTTCTTCCTTCCCGTAAGCTTGCCCTTCCTCATACTCCTACTGCTGCTGATACCTATATTGTTTTTGCTTTTTGCAGGAACTATAACACTCGCATTTCAAAAGCTTGGACTTCCTCTCCCAGTTGCTTATACCCTATTCTGGGCATCACTAATTGGCAGCTTTATAAACATCCCCATAGCCGAGACCAAGACATATGCACCAATTTTAAAGGTTAAAGAAGTCAGCTTCTTTGGCATCAGATATCCAGTTCCCTACATTGACTGGGGAGAGCAAAAAATGGTTATTGCAATAAACGTGGGAGGAGCCCTTGTTCCTTTGAGCATAGTCACTTATGAACTTCTTAGATTCGCCATTGCTGGGAACATGGAGTTAATTATTAGGATCCTTGTAGCAATATTGATAGCCACAATATTCAGCAATTTTTTCTCCAAGCCTGTAAAAGGACTTGGAATAGCAATTCCAACATTTATCCCGCCTTTAATAGCTGCATCCTTAGCTTTCCTTCTTGGAGGCCCTAACAAGCCAGCTATAGCATATGCAAGCGGCACCATGGGAGTTTTAATTGGGGCAGATCTACTTAACTGGAATAGAATCAAAGAACTTGGTGCTCCGATGGTGAGTATTGGCGGTGCCGGAACATTTGATGGCATTTTCCTTGCCGGTATAATTGCGGTATTGCTGGTTTAG
- a CDS encoding ribose-phosphate diphosphokinase — protein sequence MKVVLGSGAQHLKEEIRRKVQNYGKELLEVEIKKFPDGEKYVRVPGEGNRVIVVQSTHFPQDEHIIELLLLGDALKEKGFEKLIAVVPYLAYSRQDRVTKDGEPISVRAVMKTMGIYYDELYVFDLHNPKTLEFFPGKAVNLSPARAIADYFKDKLGEGIVLAPDKGALERAKAVAEILNVEFSHFEKKRISPTEVQMTPVDIDVTGKNVLIVDDIISTGGTMIRAANILRRMGAKKIYVVATHGVFAEGAIERVSRAVDELAVTNTIPTPVSKISIVKDILTI from the coding sequence ATGAAAGTTGTTCTTGGTAGCGGGGCCCAGCATTTAAAAGAGGAAATCAGAAGAAAAGTTCAAAACTATGGGAAAGAACTTCTCGAAGTAGAGATCAAGAAATTTCCGGACGGAGAGAAATACGTCAGGGTGCCTGGGGAGGGAAATAGAGTTATTGTTGTCCAGTCCACCCACTTCCCTCAAGATGAGCATATAATCGAGCTTCTGCTATTGGGGGATGCGCTCAAAGAAAAAGGGTTTGAAAAGCTGATAGCAGTTGTTCCTTATCTCGCATATTCACGACAGGACAGAGTTACAAAGGATGGGGAACCAATAAGTGTTAGAGCTGTTATGAAGACGATGGGCATTTATTATGATGAACTTTACGTTTTTGACTTGCACAATCCAAAAACACTCGAATTTTTCCCAGGGAAGGCAGTTAACCTTAGTCCAGCAAGAGCAATAGCTGATTATTTCAAAGACAAGCTTGGAGAAGGAATAGTCCTGGCACCAGATAAAGGGGCTTTGGAGAGGGCAAAAGCTGTTGCTGAGATTTTAAATGTCGAATTTAGCCATTTTGAAAAGAAGAGGATTTCTCCAACTGAAGTCCAAATGACCCCAGTTGACATAGATGTAACTGGAAAAAATGTACTCATAGTAGATGACATCATAAGTACGGGAGGCACAATGATAAGAGCAGCAAATATATTGAGGAGAATGGGGGCAAAGAAAATATATGTTGTAGCAACCCACGGAGTCTTTGCTGAGGGTGCCATAGAGAGAGTCAGCAGAGCTGTTGATGAACTGGCAGTAACAAATACCATTCCAACCCCAGTTTCAAAAATCAGCATTGTTAAAGATATTTTGACGATTTAA
- a CDS encoding magnesium-dependent phosphatase-1: MRLLILDLDGTLWDHEDASQLVPPFEVHDDTVIDAYGNKLSLFPGVREFLEWAKDRFILSIASWNMEELVRPILEALGLWDYFIFPKIENHPDKASMILRTVEQLKSIGYEVDEIIYIDDRTLHLQDIKREIPNVKFIQMWIDVKSFEELKKVLEGL, translated from the coding sequence ATGAGGTTGCTGATTTTAGATTTGGATGGCACTTTATGGGATCACGAAGATGCTTCTCAGCTTGTACCACCTTTTGAGGTTCATGATGATACTGTAATTGATGCTTATGGCAATAAGCTTTCACTGTTTCCAGGCGTTAGAGAATTTTTAGAGTGGGCAAAAGACAGGTTTATCCTGAGTATAGCAAGTTGGAATATGGAAGAACTCGTCAGACCAATCCTTGAAGCTCTTGGGCTCTGGGATTACTTCATCTTTCCTAAAATTGAGAATCATCCAGACAAAGCAAGCATGATTTTAAGAACAGTGGAACAGCTCAAGAGTATAGGATATGAAGTTGACGAAATAATTTATATCGACGACAGAACACTCCACCTTCAAGACATAAAAAGGGAAATTCCAAATGTTAAATTCATTCAAATGTGGATTGATGTAAAAAGTTTTGAAGAGCTGAAAAAAGTCTTGGAGGGTTTATGA
- a CDS encoding DUF366 family protein, whose product MELLVIKDKRIDYDGSAIRSHWAYRNFGILGNSIVVFRGKCNVKVEEMIDIEDARAQKEIKSDDMIHYIIEIFAFPNVLLASALQKLFIAKICEFLSEYGVKTKRKGDDIYVEDKKLSISIATVSPVSIKIHIGINVEAKGTPKDVNAIGLREIGIGDIETFMEKSGKALQEEFNKVKKDSLKVRWAE is encoded by the coding sequence ATGGAACTCTTAGTTATTAAAGACAAAAGAATTGATTACGATGGCTCGGCAATAAGAAGCCATTGGGCTTATAGAAATTTTGGGATTCTTGGAAACTCCATAGTTGTGTTTAGGGGTAAGTGCAACGTTAAAGTCGAAGAGATGATTGACATTGAAGATGCGAGAGCTCAAAAGGAAATCAAAAGCGACGATATGATTCACTACATAATTGAGATTTTTGCCTTTCCTAACGTTCTACTTGCATCGGCATTGCAAAAGCTGTTCATAGCAAAGATCTGCGAGTTCTTATCTGAGTATGGTGTTAAAACCAAACGAAAAGGAGACGACATATATGTTGAAGATAAAAAGCTTAGCATCTCAATAGCAACAGTTTCTCCAGTTAGCATTAAAATCCACATAGGAATAAATGTTGAAGCCAAGGGAACACCCAAAGATGTCAACGCTATTGGCTTAAGAGAAATCGGAATTGGTGACATCGAAACATTTATGGAGAAGAGCGGAAAAGCTTTACAAGAAGAGTTCAATAAGGTGAAAAAGGACAGCTTAAAGGTTAGATGGGCTGAATAA
- a CDS encoding PhoI, translated as MRKVKIKTKVLMKMGWNELGSYELESFQVFFPASLEIQEELLKAGFKVPYDKEKGFATPIPVVAAFKTGRKLRKDKLLKGRKIKENGNFAEIGPERALLKLLINEKGFLKLEFEVKNYHLEDLGFVKVPPRIWSTWASFSLPIDAFGDITEKLGGFANERPKGMYFASKSNGKEIEVYSYRGRKAKNLGIPVFGYNLSLESFELVKEYLNEKTEQNRVNKEVLPYLKLGLKKRTETKAGLKVGIVWREGKAGRITLKLSTTYPKIKIIGLYGELEGKSRGELSNEKDHFIIVHSNDFYWALLNAKSAFGF; from the coding sequence ATGAGAAAAGTAAAAATAAAAACAAAGGTGTTGATGAAAATGGGTTGGAACGAATTAGGAAGTTATGAGCTTGAAAGTTTTCAAGTGTTCTTTCCAGCATCTTTGGAAATTCAAGAAGAGCTTCTAAAAGCAGGATTTAAAGTGCCTTACGACAAAGAAAAGGGCTTTGCAACTCCAATACCAGTTGTGGCAGCCTTTAAAACTGGTAGAAAACTCAGAAAAGATAAGCTGCTAAAGGGTAGAAAAATTAAAGAGAACGGTAATTTTGCTGAAATAGGCCCAGAAAGAGCACTATTGAAACTGCTAATAAATGAGAAAGGGTTCTTGAAATTGGAGTTTGAAGTTAAAAATTATCATCTTGAGGATTTGGGTTTTGTGAAAGTCCCTCCAAGAATCTGGAGCACCTGGGCCAGCTTTTCGTTACCTATTGATGCTTTTGGAGATATAACTGAAAAACTCGGAGGATTTGCTAATGAAAGACCGAAAGGCATGTATTTTGCATCAAAAAGCAATGGAAAAGAGATTGAGGTTTATTCCTATAGGGGGCGGAAGGCCAAAAATCTTGGTATCCCTGTTTTTGGCTACAATCTGAGCTTAGAGTCGTTTGAACTGGTTAAAGAGTACCTAAACGAAAAGACAGAACAAAATAGAGTAAACAAGGAAGTTTTGCCATATCTTAAGCTGGGCTTGAAAAAGAGGACAGAAACAAAAGCTGGCTTAAAAGTTGGCATAGTGTGGAGGGAAGGAAAGGCAGGGAGAATAACACTTAAGCTTTCAACAACATATCCAAAAATTAAGATTATCGGGCTTTATGGGGAGCTGGAAGGAAAGTCAAGAGGAGAGCTCAGTAATGAAAAAGACCATTTCATTATAGTCCATTCCAATGACTTCTATTGGGCTCTTCTGAATGCTAAAAGTGCTTTCGGCTTTTAG